The following proteins are co-located in the Acinetobacter shaoyimingii genome:
- the pstA gene encoding phosphate ABC transporter permease PstA, which yields MTTSHPSSIDQPFDAATAAELREKRNRKIASSLAKRHRKEKAFKFFGLAAVITGLFFVVLLFGSILIKGIPAFWQNSLSLPIYFDPNIIEVSKQPIRSNNESPAQFEERKIAWQTEMGMVDWDAILVNGIVAKDPSLAAKRDELSSLYTSSEAYRIRDMVMQDPSLIGKKQEIKILADANVDVWLAGNIDRSLPDEQQQLSPEIRQIADDLKAKGIIENTFNTDIFSRPDSRSSPATSGLAGAFVGSLFMMLIVIFISIPIGVASAIYLEEFAPKNVITDIIEVNINNLAAVPSIVFGLLGAAIFIGWMHLPLSAPLVGGLVLSLMTLPTVIITTRAALKAVPPSIRQAALGLGASRLQTVFHHVLPLALPGILTGAIIGVAQALGETAPLLLIGMSAFVASVPATPLDQSSALPVQIFLWQGNELRNFFEGRTAAAIIVLLALMVGLNSIAIWLRKKFEVRW from the coding sequence ATGACAACATCTCATCCATCTTCCATCGATCAGCCATTTGATGCAGCGACAGCAGCAGAATTACGTGAAAAGCGTAATCGTAAAATTGCCAGTTCATTGGCTAAGCGCCATCGTAAAGAAAAAGCATTTAAGTTCTTTGGTTTAGCTGCAGTTATTACGGGCTTATTCTTTGTGGTTCTGCTTTTTGGCAGTATTTTGATCAAAGGTATTCCTGCTTTTTGGCAAAATAGCCTAAGTCTTCCAATTTATTTTGATCCGAATATTATTGAAGTATCTAAACAACCCATACGTAGCAATAATGAGTCACCCGCACAATTTGAAGAGCGAAAAATTGCATGGCAGACTGAAATGGGTATGGTTGACTGGGATGCCATTTTGGTCAATGGCATTGTAGCCAAAGATCCATCACTGGCAGCAAAGCGTGACGAGCTATCGAGTTTATATACCAGTTCAGAAGCCTATCGGATTCGAGATATGGTGATGCAAGATCCATCACTCATTGGTAAAAAACAAGAGATTAAAATTCTTGCAGATGCCAATGTTGATGTGTGGTTGGCAGGGAATATTGATCGATCACTGCCAGATGAGCAGCAGCAACTCAGTCCTGAAATTCGTCAAATTGCGGATGATTTAAAAGCTAAAGGTATTATTGAAAATACATTTAATACTGATATTTTTTCACGACCAGATTCGCGAAGTTCTCCAGCAACGTCAGGATTGGCAGGGGCATTTGTCGGTTCATTGTTTATGATGTTGATCGTGATTTTTATCTCGATTCCAATCGGGGTTGCATCCGCAATCTATTTAGAAGAATTTGCACCGAAAAATGTCATTACAGATATTATAGAAGTCAATATCAATAACCTTGCCGCTGTACCTTCAATTGTATTCGGTTTACTCGGTGCAGCTATTTTTATTGGTTGGATGCATCTGCCACTTTCAGCGCCATTAGTGGGTGGTCTGGTTCTAAGTCTCATGACATTACCCACTGTAATCATCACCACTCGTGCTGCGCTTAAAGCTGTTCCACCATCAATTCGCCAAGCTGCATTGGGCTTAGGGGCGTCTCGTTTGCAAACTGTCTTTCACCATGTATTACCGCTTGCCTTACCAGGTATTTTAACGGGGGCAATTATTGGAGTGGCACAGGCTTTGGGTGAAACAGCGCCGTTATTGCTGATAGGGATGAGTGCATTCGTTGCCAGTGTTCCAGCAACGCCACTTGATCAATCGAGTGCATTACCTGTACAGATTTTCTTATGGCAGGGCAATGAGCTTCGTAATTTCTTCGAAGGTCGTACCGCTGCAGCCATTATCGTATTACTGGCACTGATGGTGGGTTTAAACAGCATTGCAATTTGGTTACGTAAGAAATTTGAAGTTCGATGGTAA
- the pstB gene encoding phosphate ABC transporter ATP-binding protein PstB has protein sequence MNTVTVIKTNALDQDKHVNPEQTHLNVPEAEHKRTAQSFTSQFDQNQHTEKKASHTNTVKMSASDVHVFYGESEAIKGIDLNIYENEVIAFIGPSGCGKSTFLRTLNRMNDTIDSCRVKGKVLLDNQDIYDPNLDVVLLRAQVGMVFQKPNPFPKSIFDNVAYGPKLHGLARDKYDLEEIVENSLRKAGLWDEVKDRLSQAGTGLSGGQQQRLCIARTIAVSPEVILMDEPCSALDPIATAKVEELISELSTQYTIAIVTHSMQQAARVSDRTAYFHLGDLIEVNSTEKVFTQPDHQLTEAYITGRFG, from the coding sequence ATGAATACTGTGACTGTAATAAAAACAAATGCCTTAGATCAGGATAAACACGTGAATCCAGAACAAACTCACTTGAATGTGCCAGAAGCTGAACATAAACGCACAGCGCAATCTTTCACTTCACAATTTGATCAAAATCAACATACTGAGAAAAAGGCATCTCATACTAATACCGTAAAAATGAGTGCTTCGGATGTACATGTATTTTATGGTGAATCTGAAGCCATCAAAGGTATTGACCTCAACATTTATGAAAATGAAGTGATTGCTTTTATTGGGCCGTCTGGTTGTGGTAAGTCGACTTTCTTACGGACTTTAAACCGTATGAATGACACCATTGATTCGTGTCGAGTCAAGGGCAAAGTGTTGTTAGATAACCAAGATATTTATGATCCAAATCTTGATGTGGTCTTGCTACGTGCGCAAGTCGGTATGGTCTTTCAAAAACCCAATCCTTTCCCAAAATCAATTTTTGACAATGTTGCCTATGGTCCAAAACTGCATGGTTTAGCACGGGATAAATACGATTTAGAAGAAATTGTTGAAAATAGTTTGCGTAAAGCTGGTCTATGGGATGAAGTGAAAGATCGACTCAGTCAAGCAGGAACGGGTCTGTCTGGTGGTCAACAACAACGTTTATGTATCGCCAGAACCATTGCAGTGAGTCCTGAAGTTATTTTAATGGATGAACCATGTTCAGCATTAGATCCGATTGCGACGGCTAAAGTAGAAGAGCTGATTTCTGAGCTTTCAACTCAATATACCATTGCTATAGTCACGCATTCCATGCAACAAGCTGCACGTGTTTCAGATCGAACTGCATATTTCCATTTGGGTGATTTGATTGAAGTGAATTCAACTGAGAAAGTGTTTACTCAGCCTGATCATCAATTGACTGAAGCTTATATTACAGGGCGTTTTGGTTAA
- a CDS encoding amino acid ABC transporter permease codes for MDWLYIHGVWPQFVAATLTTLKISLISIVLSIGVGLIASIILTYKYPVLDKLTAIYIELSRNTPLLIQLFFLYYGLPKLGIRLDGMTCGIIGLTFLGGGYMAEVFRGGLQSVSKGQIDSAKSVGLNAFQVFRFVTLPQALAVSIPAIGANCLFLIKESSVLSAIAIVELLFVTKDLIGMDYKTTEALFLLICAYLIILLPVSALTSYFEYRSRRVSHGH; via the coding sequence TTGGATTGGCTCTATATACACGGTGTCTGGCCACAGTTTGTTGCAGCAACTTTGACCACTTTAAAAATTTCTCTCATCAGTATCGTGCTTTCGATTGGCGTGGGGCTGATTGCCAGTATTATTTTGACTTATAAATATCCTGTATTGGATAAACTCACTGCTATTTACATCGAACTTTCACGTAATACGCCTTTACTGATTCAATTGTTTTTTCTGTATTACGGTTTACCGAAATTGGGCATTCGTCTTGATGGCATGACTTGCGGCATCATTGGTCTTACTTTCCTTGGTGGCGGTTATATGGCTGAGGTTTTTCGAGGCGGCTTGCAATCTGTATCTAAAGGTCAAATCGATTCAGCCAAAAGTGTTGGATTAAATGCTTTTCAAGTATTTCGTTTTGTGACTTTGCCGCAAGCGTTGGCCGTGTCTATTCCTGCCATTGGTGCAAATTGCTTATTTTTAATTAAAGAAAGCTCCGTATTAAGTGCCATAGCCATTGTCGAATTACTCTTTGTGACTAAAGATTTAATTGGTATGGATTACAAAACCACTGAAGCCTTATTTCTATTGATTTGTGCTTATTTAATTATTTTATTGCCAGTTTCTGCTTTGACCAGTTACTTCGAGTATCGCAGTCGGAGGGTCAGTCATGGGCATTGA
- a CDS encoding amino acid ABC transporter permease — MGIEFLFQPSHLERLMFGLWQTIKIAMISVVFAAILGAIFGVIMTSKNPIIKVLCRIYLEAIRVIPILVLLFIFYFGFATWFNWQFSSFWVCVFVFVLWGTAEMGDLVRAGITSIEQHQRDSALALGLSNTQVLTYVVFPQSLKRITPGVINLFTRMVKTSSLAVLIGVVEVLKVGQQIIENSLLIVPNASLWIYGFIFILYFIICYPLSLASRYLEKIWE; from the coding sequence ATGGGCATTGAGTTTTTATTTCAACCGAGTCACTTAGAACGACTCATGTTCGGACTTTGGCAAACCATTAAAATTGCCATGATTTCTGTGGTATTTGCAGCAATTTTAGGTGCAATTTTTGGTGTGATCATGACCTCCAAAAATCCGATCATCAAGGTGCTATGCCGAATCTATCTTGAAGCGATTCGGGTTATTCCAATTTTGGTTTTACTGTTTATCTTCTATTTTGGTTTTGCCACATGGTTTAACTGGCAGTTTTCGTCATTTTGGGTCTGTGTTTTCGTCTTTGTCCTATGGGGCACTGCGGAAATGGGAGATTTAGTCCGGGCGGGCATTACTTCAATAGAGCAACATCAGCGAGATTCTGCTTTGGCACTCGGGTTATCCAATACTCAAGTTTTGACCTATGTGGTCTTTCCACAAAGCTTAAAACGTATTACTCCTGGGGTGATCAACTTGTTTACCCGTATGGTGAAAACCAGTTCACTCGCCGTACTGATTGGTGTGGTTGAAGTGCTCAAAGTTGGACAACAGATTATTGAAAATTCACTTTTAATCGTACCGAATGCATCTTTGTGGATCTACGGTTTTATTTTTATTTTGTATTTCATCATTTGTTATCCGCTGTCCTTGGCGTCACGTTATTTAGAAAAAATTTGGGAATAA
- a CDS encoding amino acid ABC transporter ATP-binding protein, whose amino-acid sequence MSLLEIKNLKKSFGDTQILKGINLNVSQGEVVVILGPSGCGKSTLLRCINGLEQIQAGEIRLEGVGVLGRDVEWTKVRQDVGMVFQNYELFGHMNVIDNILLGPVQAQKRQRAEAEQVADALLKRVGLYDRKLDYPRNLSGGQKQRIAIVRSLVMQPKVILLDEITAALDPEMVREVLDVVLGLAQEGMTMLIVTHEMGFAQKVADRIIFMDKGNIIEEATPDVFFKQPSTERARTFLNILTY is encoded by the coding sequence ATGTCATTACTCGAAATTAAAAATTTAAAAAAATCCTTTGGTGATACTCAAATTTTAAAAGGCATTAACCTGAATGTGTCGCAAGGTGAAGTGGTGGTGATTCTTGGACCTTCAGGTTGCGGGAAAAGTACTTTGCTACGTTGTATCAATGGACTGGAACAGATTCAAGCAGGAGAAATCCGACTTGAAGGCGTGGGTGTACTGGGTCGAGATGTTGAGTGGACCAAAGTCCGTCAAGATGTTGGGATGGTGTTTCAAAACTATGAATTATTTGGGCATATGAATGTCATTGACAATATTTTACTGGGTCCTGTGCAGGCGCAAAAACGGCAACGAGCTGAAGCAGAGCAAGTCGCAGATGCGCTATTAAAGCGCGTCGGGTTGTATGACCGAAAATTGGATTACCCACGTAATTTATCGGGTGGGCAAAAACAGCGAATTGCCATAGTCCGTTCGCTGGTGATGCAACCGAAGGTCATTTTGTTAGATGAAATTACCGCTGCGCTAGATCCTGAAATGGTACGTGAAGTTTTGGATGTGGTTTTAGGCTTGGCGCAAGAGGGAATGACCATGCTCATTGTGACGCATGAAATGGGCTTTGCACAAAAAGTGGCAGATCGTATTATTTTCATGGATAAAGGCAACATTATTGAAGAAGCCACACCAGATGTGTTTTTCAAACAACCGAGTACAGAACGTGCCAGAACATTTTTAAATATTTTAACGTATTAA
- a CDS encoding transporter substrate-binding domain-containing protein yields the protein MNALKSLIIASGLTVSALALTACEKSQPTSSDSTSSIEQIKKKGVIRVAVFADNPPFGYVDSQGKHQGFDIALAKHVAKDLLGDENKIEYVVTEAANRVEFLKSNKVDVVFASFSVTPERQQVVDFAEPYLKASLGITSPKTAPITNIEQLENKILIVNKGSSSDSFFTKNYPKIKLLKFEQNTDAFNALKDGRGNAISQDSTYALAWAAENPDFVVGIPQIGNEDFIAPAVRKGNIELLNWLNTEIKQLRDQGEIEKIYNQTLKPLYGDKVDAKIFLDVKVK from the coding sequence ATGAATGCTTTAAAATCTCTCATTATTGCAAGTGGTTTAACAGTGTCAGCTTTGGCACTCACTGCTTGTGAAAAATCACAACCGACATCTTCAGATTCAACCTCAAGTATTGAACAGATAAAGAAAAAAGGCGTGATTCGTGTTGCTGTATTTGCGGACAATCCACCGTTTGGATATGTCGACAGCCAAGGCAAACATCAGGGTTTTGATATTGCATTGGCGAAGCATGTGGCGAAAGATTTGTTGGGCGATGAAAATAAAATTGAATATGTTGTCACTGAAGCTGCCAACCGTGTGGAATTTTTAAAGTCCAATAAAGTGGATGTGGTTTTTGCCAGTTTTTCAGTCACACCTGAACGTCAGCAAGTGGTCGACTTTGCTGAACCGTATTTAAAAGCATCCTTAGGAATCACATCGCCAAAAACAGCACCCATTACCAACATTGAGCAACTAGAAAATAAAATTTTAATTGTCAATAAAGGTTCGAGTTCTGACAGTTTCTTTACTAAAAATTATCCAAAAATCAAATTACTCAAATTTGAACAAAATACCGATGCTTTTAATGCGCTCAAAGATGGTCGAGGTAATGCCATTTCTCAAGACAGTACTTATGCGTTGGCATGGGCAGCAGAAAATCCAGATTTTGTAGTCGGTATCCCGCAAATTGGTAATGAAGACTTCATTGCGCCTGCTGTACGTAAAGGCAATATCGAGCTGTTAAATTGGCTGAATACTGAAATTAAACAGCTTAGAGATCAGGGTGAAATTGAGAAAATTTATAACCAAACTTTGAAACCGCTTTATGGTGATAAAGTCGATGCCAAAATTTTCTTAGATGTAAAAGTGAAATAA
- a CDS encoding cysteine ABC transporter substrate-binding protein gives MNVLNSMKGALVVSLFSIGLMACGQNAEHKDEAKVKQEPAVSSIEQIKKNGVVRIGVFSDKPPFGYVDAQGKNQGFDVEIAKHVAKDLLGDENKVEFVLTEAANRVEYLKANKVDIIFANFTVTPERKEVVDFASPYLKVALGVVSPKDQPITDVAQLKDKVLLVNKGTTADAYFTKKYPDIKLQKYEQNTETFDALKDKRGVALAHDNLLVLAWAKENPNFTVAIKSLGEQELIAPAVKKGDTALLDWLNQDLQKLKKEGVIQQAYEKTLKPVYGDTIEPKDLLVE, from the coding sequence ATGAACGTATTAAACAGTATGAAGGGTGCATTAGTGGTCAGTCTATTCAGTATAGGCTTGATGGCTTGCGGACAAAATGCAGAACATAAAGATGAAGCTAAAGTTAAACAAGAACCAGCAGTTTCAAGCATTGAACAAATCAAGAAAAATGGCGTGGTACGTATAGGCGTATTTAGTGATAAACCGCCGTTTGGTTATGTAGATGCGCAAGGTAAAAATCAGGGCTTCGATGTCGAGATTGCCAAGCATGTCGCGAAAGATTTGTTGGGTGATGAAAACAAAGTTGAATTTGTTTTAACGGAAGCAGCTAACCGCGTGGAATATTTAAAAGCCAATAAAGTGGATATTATTTTTGCCAATTTTACCGTTACACCTGAACGCAAAGAAGTCGTCGATTTTGCTTCGCCGTATTTGAAAGTAGCTTTGGGTGTGGTGTCACCTAAAGATCAACCCATTACAGATGTTGCTCAACTCAAAGACAAAGTGTTATTGGTCAACAAAGGCACCACAGCAGATGCCTATTTTACGAAAAAATATCCTGACATCAAACTGCAAAAATATGAACAAAACACTGAAACTTTTGATGCATTAAAAGATAAGCGTGGTGTGGCATTGGCACATGATAATTTACTGGTCTTGGCATGGGCAAAAGAAAATCCGAATTTTACCGTGGCAATCAAATCATTGGGTGAGCAAGAGTTGATTGCACCTGCAGTGAAAAAAGGCGACACCGCATTGTTAGATTGGTTAAATCAGGATTTGCAAAAGCTCAAGAAAGAAGGTGTGATTCAACAAGCATATGAAAAAACCTTAAAACCTGTTTATGGGGACACGATTGAGCCTAAAGATTTATTGGTCGAATAA
- a CDS encoding M20/M25/M40 family metallo-hydrolase produces MMKHLEQFQDIAQQHGGNRAVGTEGGKASANYILEQAQKSGFTVKTYAFQNREKTVGQNIIVEIPGQSEDKIVLMGAHYDSVKSGPGINDNASGVAVLIELMNQIHQNKIQPKHTLHLAFWDSEEVGIAGSQDYVKNLKSEQLKKIKAYINLDMVGTKNPDILIADGDHSSVDEMEKMLKERGMKEADYKTLTDGLRGLPTHAGDLALENHLKDFFKQKNLKIKEDLSILTASDTAPFLGKVPVSSIILFKEEMKGNELYFAPCYHQACDTIDLVDPKSLKLAGEALNDLLGHIE; encoded by the coding sequence ATGATGAAGCATTTAGAACAATTTCAAGATATAGCGCAACAGCATGGGGGTAACCGCGCAGTAGGGACTGAGGGGGGAAAAGCCAGTGCCAATTATATTCTTGAACAAGCACAAAAATCGGGGTTTACCGTTAAAACCTATGCATTTCAAAATCGTGAAAAAACGGTGGGGCAAAACATTATTGTCGAAATTCCAGGTCAGTCTGAAGACAAGATTGTATTGATGGGTGCGCACTATGATTCTGTTAAAAGTGGTCCAGGGATAAACGATAATGCATCTGGTGTTGCAGTGTTAATTGAGCTGATGAATCAGATTCATCAAAATAAAATTCAGCCTAAGCATACCTTACACCTTGCATTTTGGGATTCAGAAGAAGTTGGAATTGCAGGTTCTCAAGACTATGTTAAAAACTTAAAGTCTGAACAATTGAAAAAAATTAAAGCTTATATCAACCTCGATATGGTCGGAACAAAAAATCCAGACATCCTGATTGCTGATGGTGATCATTCTTCAGTCGATGAGATGGAGAAAATGCTGAAAGAGCGTGGAATGAAAGAAGCGGATTATAAAACTTTAACAGATGGATTACGTGGGTTGCCAACACATGCGGGAGATTTGGCTTTAGAAAATCACTTAAAAGATTTTTTTAAACAGAAAAATCTCAAGATTAAAGAAGATCTCTCAATCTTAACGGCCAGTGATACAGCCCCTTTCTTGGGTAAAGTTCCTGTAAGTTCAATCATTTTATTTAAAGAAGAAATGAAAGGAAATGAACTCTATTTTGCACCGTGTTATCACCAAGCATGTGACACGATTGATTTAGTTGATCCGAAATCTCTAAAGCTTGCAGGTGAAGCATTAAATGATTTACTTGGACATATAGAATAA
- the purL gene encoding phosphoribosylformylglycinamidine synthase, translating to MFIVAGAPAHSSFKQTQLLSRLSSISSVQSIESQWVYLFDQALNEQQQQSALQLLNDGESFEIRQATSDEVQILVTPRLGTISPWSSKATDIFANCNTPIHRLERGVLFTLKGISEVSNEVKQVLHDRMTESVFNRIEDASALFLETEPKPLNSIDILGEGKEALVQANSEFGFALSDEEIDYLTDAFTKMGRNPHDIELMMFAQANSEHCRHKIFGSEWTIDGEVQPLSLFQMIKNTYKESPTDVLSAYKDNASVIVGFDTHRFYPTQEENGQHVYKYKSQAAHILMKVETHNHPTAIAPFAGAATGSGGEIRDEGATGRGGKPKAGLTGFTVSNLNIPGFEQPWEEHYGKPSRMASPLQIMIEGPLGGAAFNNEFGRPALNGYFRTFEQNVNGEVKGFHKPIMIAGGYGNIRPDHVEKDAIQPGDLLIVLGGPAMLIGLGGGAASSVDSGKLGENLDFASVQRENPEMERRCQEVIDTCWRFEDNNPIVSVHDVGAGGVSNAMPELVNDHELGAVLNLRKIPSLEPGMSPMEIWSNEAQERYVLAIRPESLPLFESICARERCPFAVLGEATEARHLTVEDPLFENKAVDMPMQVMLGGTPRMSRSYETIERKGDDFEASKVTDLKDAIYRVLKNPTVASKSFLITIGDRSITGMVARDQFVGPWQVPVADAAVTTTSLVGYTGEAMAMGERPPVALLNPAASARLAVAESISNIMSAKIEQISDIKLSANWMAAAGQKGEDQALFEGVKAIGMEMCPALGIAIPVGKDSLSMRTTWNEDGVDKSVTSPMTGVITAFAPVTDVRKTLTPELKNIESVLVRIDLSKGQFRLGGSILAQVYKAIGSVTPDVDSFDDFKAFFALVQDWNSRGLIKAYHDIGDGGLIATVAEMMFASRLGVALEDQSVESLFAEEIGAVLQISKADWATLESEVATSSLKDAITVVGTVNTTDTLTINGLSLDRSDLQVAWTEVSHQIQRLRDNVETADQEFALITDKSHKGLIAKPTFDLNEEIEAPYINERRPSMVILREQGVNGHVEMAAAFDKVGFNTVDVHMSDLLAGRISLDDFEGLVACGGFSYGDVLGAGGGWAKSVLFNPKLRDQFEKFFNRQDTFSLGICNGCQMLSQLAPLIPGAEHWPRFHRNTSEMFEARAVNVRVEKSNSVLLEGMDGSILPIAVAHGEGRVVAPESSIAALNAGNQVILRYVDSQGNATQHYPLNPNGSPEAISGVTSVDGRATIMMPHPERNFRAIQHSWKPEDWDQDGAWLRMFRNARKFIG from the coding sequence ATGTTTATCGTGGCCGGTGCACCAGCACACTCTTCTTTTAAGCAAACTCAACTACTCTCACGTCTATCGTCAATTAGTTCTGTTCAGTCAATAGAAAGTCAATGGGTCTATTTGTTTGACCAAGCCCTCAACGAACAACAACAGCAATCTGCTTTACAGCTACTCAATGATGGTGAATCTTTTGAAATTCGCCAAGCTACAAGTGATGAAGTTCAGATTTTAGTCACACCACGTTTAGGTACGATTTCTCCGTGGTCATCTAAAGCGACTGACATTTTTGCGAACTGTAATACTCCGATACACCGCCTTGAACGCGGTGTTTTGTTTACTTTAAAAGGTATCTCAGAAGTATCAAATGAAGTAAAACAAGTCTTACATGACCGTATGACTGAAAGTGTGTTCAATCGAATTGAAGATGCTTCAGCACTGTTCTTGGAAACTGAACCAAAACCTTTAAATAGCATCGATATTTTAGGTGAAGGTAAAGAAGCGCTGGTTCAAGCAAACTCAGAATTTGGTTTTGCATTGTCAGATGAAGAAATTGATTATTTAACTGATGCATTTACCAAGATGGGTCGTAACCCGCATGACATTGAACTCATGATGTTTGCACAAGCAAACTCTGAGCATTGCCGTCATAAAATCTTTGGTTCTGAATGGACAATCGATGGGGAAGTTCAACCATTGTCATTGTTCCAAATGATTAAGAATACTTATAAAGAATCTCCAACAGATGTTTTGTCGGCATATAAAGACAATGCGTCAGTGATTGTGGGTTTTGACACGCACCGTTTCTATCCAACTCAAGAAGAAAATGGTCAGCACGTTTATAAATATAAGAGCCAAGCTGCCCATATCTTAATGAAAGTTGAAACGCATAACCATCCAACTGCGATTGCGCCATTTGCGGGTGCTGCGACAGGTTCGGGCGGTGAAATCCGTGATGAAGGTGCAACAGGTCGTGGTGGTAAACCAAAAGCAGGTTTAACGGGTTTTACAGTTTCAAACTTGAATATTCCAGGTTTTGAACAACCTTGGGAAGAACACTACGGTAAACCATCTCGTATGGCATCTCCACTTCAGATTATGATTGAAGGGCCTTTGGGTGGTGCAGCGTTTAACAACGAATTTGGTCGTCCTGCGCTCAATGGTTATTTCCGTACTTTTGAACAAAACGTCAATGGTGAAGTGAAAGGCTTCCATAAGCCAATCATGATTGCGGGTGGTTACGGTAATATCCGTCCTGACCATGTTGAAAAAGATGCCATTCAACCAGGCGATTTACTCATCGTGTTGGGTGGACCTGCAATGCTCATCGGTTTAGGTGGTGGTGCAGCATCTTCAGTCGACAGCGGTAAATTGGGTGAAAATCTTGACTTTGCTTCTGTACAACGTGAAAACCCAGAAATGGAACGTCGTTGCCAAGAAGTGATCGATACTTGTTGGCGCTTTGAAGACAATAACCCAATCGTGTCTGTGCATGATGTGGGTGCGGGCGGCGTATCGAATGCAATGCCTGAATTGGTGAATGACCATGAACTTGGTGCAGTGTTGAATCTTCGTAAGATTCCATCGCTTGAGCCAGGGATGTCGCCAATGGAAATCTGGTCAAACGAAGCGCAAGAACGTTATGTGTTAGCGATTCGTCCAGAGTCATTGCCATTATTCGAATCGATCTGTGCGCGTGAACGTTGTCCGTTTGCTGTATTGGGTGAAGCAACTGAAGCTCGTCATTTAACAGTTGAAGATCCGTTATTTGAAAACAAAGCTGTCGATATGCCAATGCAAGTCATGTTGGGTGGTACGCCACGCATGAGTCGTTCTTATGAAACGATTGAACGTAAAGGCGATGATTTCGAAGCTTCAAAAGTCACTGACCTAAAAGATGCAATTTATCGTGTACTTAAAAATCCAACTGTTGCATCTAAATCATTCCTGATCACTATTGGTGACCGTTCAATTACAGGTATGGTTGCACGTGATCAGTTTGTAGGCCCTTGGCAAGTTCCAGTTGCTGATGCTGCGGTAACAACAACAAGCTTAGTCGGTTACACAGGTGAAGCAATGGCAATGGGTGAACGTCCACCTGTGGCTTTGCTTAATCCTGCAGCTTCCGCGCGCTTGGCAGTAGCGGAATCGATTTCGAATATTATGTCTGCAAAAATCGAGCAAATTAGCGACATTAAATTGTCTGCAAACTGGATGGCAGCAGCAGGTCAAAAAGGTGAAGACCAAGCCTTATTCGAAGGTGTAAAAGCCATTGGTATGGAAATGTGTCCTGCTTTGGGTATCGCAATTCCGGTAGGTAAAGATTCTTTATCTATGCGTACCACTTGGAATGAAGACGGTGTTGATAAATCTGTCACTTCGCCAATGACAGGGGTGATTACCGCATTTGCACCAGTCACAGATGTTCGCAAAACTTTAACCCCCGAACTTAAAAATATTGAATCTGTACTTGTACGTATCGATTTGTCTAAAGGTCAATTCCGTCTTGGCGGTTCGATTTTAGCGCAAGTCTATAAAGCAATTGGTTCGGTAACACCAGATGTCGACAGTTTTGATGATTTCAAAGCATTCTTTGCATTGGTTCAAGATTGGAATAGTCGTGGCTTAATCAAAGCCTACCATGATATTGGTGATGGTGGTTTAATCGCAACTGTTGCAGAAATGATGTTTGCTTCACGCTTAGGTGTAGCTTTAGAAGATCAATCGGTTGAATCGTTATTTGCAGAAGAAATTGGTGCAGTTCTTCAAATTTCTAAAGCGGATTGGGCAACTCTTGAATCTGAAGTTGCAACATCTAGCTTAAAAGATGCGATTACAGTTGTAGGTACTGTAAATACGACAGATACTTTAACGATAAACGGTTTAAGTCTTGATCGTAGCGATTTACAAGTTGCGTGGACTGAGGTGTCTCATCAAATTCAGCGTTTACGTGACAATGTTGAAACTGCAGACCAAGAATTTGCTTTAATCACAGATAAATCTCATAAAGGTTTAATTGCCAAACCGACCTTTGACCTTAATGAAGAAATTGAAGCGCCGTACATCAATGAACGCCGTCCAAGCATGGTGATTCTGCGTGAACAAGGTGTGAACGGTCATGTAGAAATGGCTGCGGCATTTGATAAAGTTGGCTTTAATACCGTTGACGTTCACATGAGTGATTTGCTTGCAGGTCGTATTAGTCTTGATGACTTCGAAGGCTTGGTGGCATGTGGTGGTTTCTCTTACGGTGACGTGCTTGGCGCTGGCGGTGGCTGGGCAAAATCAGTTCTGTTCAATCCAAAGCTTCGTGACCAATTTGAGAAATTCTTCAACCGTCAAGATACCTTCTCTTTAGGTATTTGTAATGGTTGTCAAATGTTGTCACAACTTGCGCCTTTAATTCCAGGTGCTGAACATTGGCCACGTTTCCATCGTAATACCTCTGAAATGTTTGAAGCGCGTGCGGTCAATGTTCGTGTTGAAAAATCAAATTCAGTTTTGCTTGAAGGTATGGATGGTTCGATTCTACCGATTGCAGTAGCACATGGTGAAGGTCGTGTGGTTGCACCTGAATCAAGTATTGCAGCATTGAATGCGGGCAATCAAGTGATTCTACGTTATGTGGATAGTCAAGGTAATGCAACTCAGCATTATCCATTGAACCCGAATGGTTCTCCTGA